Sequence from the Agarivorans sp. Alg241-V36 genome:
CCCTCCCGGGTTTCGTTGGTTGCATGAAAGCATTGGCAGCAATTGGCGGATGACCGAGATGCAAGCGGCTATTGGCCGAATCCAGCTAACTCGAATGACTGAATGGCAGCAACAGCGACAAGCTAATGCTCTGCAATTGGCTAGTTGTTTAGCGCCTTTCTCTTTTATTAGCGTGCCTCAGGTTCCTGAACATATTCAACATGCTTTCTATAAGTTTTATGCCTTTGTGGACAAGGGTCAAAACAGCATAAGTCGCGACCAAATTATCGAGAGTCTAAACGCTGCAGGTGTACCTTGTATGCAAGGTAGTTGCGGCGAGGTTTATTTGGAAAAGGCCTTTGATGGTTTAAATGTTCGACCGGAGCAGCCATTAACTAACGCCAAGCAATTAAGTGACAGTGCCATTATGTTTATGGTGCACCCAACCATTACCACACAAGATATGCAGCATGTCTGCAAGCTTGTTCAGGATTGTTTAACCAGCATGTCTGCAGAGATGCTTGTTTGACTATACTTGTCTAAAAAGGAATTTAGATGTTACCGCAATTCAATTTGATGAGTTTATTCGAGCGGCCAAGCCGTAGGCAAAAAGTTGCGCTTATCTTTACGCTTGACCTGATTTTCTTAAGCTTAGCCTTCTGGGGCGCCCTTTGGGTGCGCTTTGAAAGCCACCACTATTTTGCAGATACGCCGACTTGGATTACCTTTGGCTCGGTGATCTTCACAACACTAGCAGGCTTTTGGTATTTTGGGCTTTACCGGGCGGTACTTCGCTACATTAATGAGAAAAACCTGCAAGCAATCTTGTTTAGTTTTGCCATTGCCACCTTATTGATGATTGTTACTTCGTTTTACTTTCAAGCGGTTATCCCAAGAACAGCACCATTTATCTACTTGGCCTTTGGCGTAATTATGTGTGGTGGTGTGCGCTTTGCGGTTCGCTATTTATTTGTTTGGTTAGAGAACAGTACCAAGCAAAATGTAATTATATTTGGCGCTGGCGACAGTGGCCGCCAATTGCTGCAAGCTATTGGTCAGGGTGATGACTTTCAAGCAGTGGCTTTTATAGATGATAAAAAAGAGCTACGCCATTCGTTGATTCACGGTTTAACGGTTTACCCTCCTCAACAACTTCCTACACTTATTCGTCGCTTACATGTGAGCAAGGTATTATTGGCAATTCCGAACGCTGGGAAAAAACGCCGTTCAGAAATTTTGACTTCTCTTGCTGATCTAAATACTGAAGTTCTAACAGTACCTCGTTTAAACGACTTAGTGACTGGGGAAGCTAAAGTAGATCAGATTAAAGAAGTAGAGATTGAAGACTTGTTAGGGCGCGAAGCAGTAAGCCCAGATGCGCACTTAATGGATAGCTCGATTCGTAATAAAATTGTGCTGGTAAGTGGTGCTGGTGGTTCTATTGGTTCAGAGCTTTGCCGGCAAATTATTCAATTTAAACCTAAGCGTTTGTTGCTGGTTGAGCGCTCTGAAGTTGCCTTATATGAAATTGAACGTGAACTTATTAAACGTTGTGAAGCCTTAGCGCTTAATGTTGAACTGGTGCCTTTAATGATCTCAGTTCAGCATTTACCCCGCTTGAGTGCGATGATGTTAGCCAACAAGGTGGACACTGTTTACCATGCCGCTGCTTATAAACATGTTCCGTTGGTGGAGCAAAACGTAGTAGAAGGCGTATGTAACAATGTGTTTGGCTCATACAATATTGCTCAGGCGGCAATTGAAGCTAAAGTGACTACCTTTGTATTGGTATCAACTGACAAAGCAGTACGGCCTACCAATGTGATGGGGGCAACTAAGCGCTTGGCCGAGTTGGTGATGCAAAGCCTAGCCGACCACCAATCAGAAACTACCATCAGCATGGTGCGTTTTGGTAATGTCTTAGGCTCTTCTGGCTCGGTCATCCCGCTATTTAAAGAGCAAATTCGCAAAGGTGAAGACCTAACCATTACTCACCCCGATATTATTCGCTACTTTATGACTATTCCCGAAGCTGCTCAGCTAGTGATTCAAGCCGGCTCTATGGCGAGGGGCGGTGAAGTATTTGTATTAGATATGGGCGAACCGGTCAAAATTGCTGAGCTAGCTAAACGTATGGTTCATCTTTCTGGTTTAGAAGTGAGAGATGAGCTTAACCCTGATGGCGACATAGAGCTTAAGTACACAGGTTTACGTCCTGGTGAGAAGCTTTACGAAGAGTTGCTGGTAGGTGATGATGAGCGACCTACCGATCACCCGCGCATTCTTACTGCCAACGAGAGCTTTATGCCTTGGGCAGAGCTGATGGCCTTGTTTGATGAGCTTAATGAGGCTTGCGAAGCTATGGATGAACAGGCAGTGATAGCCTTGCTAAAAGAAGCGCCATTAGCCTATTGCCAAGAGCAAACTAAGCCGAAGCTTAAGGCTGTATCCTAGTTGGCAAATAAGCCGCTTAAGCTTACGCTTATTCGAGGTTTGCCGGGCAGTGGTAAGTCGACCTTAGCCAGCACTATTGATGCCGTTCATCTAGAGGCTGATATGTACTTTGTGGATAAACAAGGTGACTACCATTATAGAGCCGATGAAATTGCTAATGCGCACCGTTGGTGCCAACAGCAAACAGAGTATCACCTAGCTAAAGGCAGCAATGTGGTGGTAGCCAATACCTTTGTTAAGCAATGGGAAATGCAGGCTTACAAAGAGCTGGCTGACAAGTACCAAGCAGCGCTAGCAGTGCGAGTATGTAGCGCAGCTTACCCCAGTATTCATGGAGTAAGCCAAGGCATTATCGAAACTATGCGGGCAAATTGGGAAGATTAGTCAGCAATAAAAAAGGCGCTTTAAGCGCCTTTTTCGTTTATTGTTTAGGTCGTTTTAGGCTCTGCGTACATCGCGCTAATTTGCTCGGCAAAGCGGCTTTCAATCACCGCTCGTCGTAGCTTTAACGTTGGCGTAAGCTCACCTTGCTTCATGCAAAACTCGCGTGGTAACAGAGTAAATTGTTTTACCTGCTCAAACCTGGCTAAGTTGGTTTGAACTTGTTTCAGCCTAGCCTGAATTAGGCTTTTTATTTCGGCATTCTCAAGCAACTCATTGCGATGTTGCCATTTAATGCCCAGCTGTTTTGCATGCATTTCTAAGGCTTCAAATGCCGGAACAATAAGTGCAGAAACAAAATGGCGCGCATCGGCAATAATTGCCACCTGTTCAAATAAGGGCTCTCGAATTAAGGCTCCTTCGACACGTTGCGGCGCTATATACTTGCCGCCAGAGGTTTTCATCAGCTCTTTAATGCGCTCGGTTAATACCAAGTTACCTTCTGTATCTAACTTTCCTGCATCGCCAGTATGCAGCCAGCCATCAACAATGGTTTCTGCGGTGGCTTCTGGTTTGTTGTAGTAACCACGCATCACCGTGTCGCCTTTAATTAAAATCTCTCCTTGCTCAGAGATTTTGATTTGTAAGGCTTCTAGAGGTTGTCCAATGCTGCCAATGGTCTTTTGCATCTCACTGTAGCAAGATACGGTCGCTGTGGATTCGGTCATGCCGTATCCGTAATTAATCGGAACATCTAAGCTTTGGAAAAAACTGTTGATGTCATCGGCTAATCGAGCGCCAGAGCAGGGTAATAAGCGTGCTGGGCCAAATATCGCGCGTAGCTTTTTTAGCACCAGTTTGTTGGCGAGGGAAAATCGCAGATTAAACAGGGTATTTGGAGTTTTGTCTGCTTGTTTAAGTAACAAACGCTGCTTAGCGATTCTCATTGCCCAGTTAAACAATAATTGCTTGGTTTTTGGTGCTGCAGCTACTTTCTGCAAAATAGCTGCATGGATTTTTTCATACAAGCGTGGAACGCTGCACATTAAGGTAGGCTGGCTGCGAGGCAAGGCTTCTTGTATCAGTGCCGGGTCTTCCAAATAGATGTTACTCGCGCCGCGGTACAAAATGTAATAAGTCCATGCTCGCTCAAATACGTGGCTTAGCGGTAAGAAGCTAAGTGATACATCATCAGAATTTACTTCTAAACGTTGGTCATGCATCTCGAAGGCCGCTGCAAAGTTTGCATGATCGAGCATTACGCCTTTGGGCTCACCGGTAGTGCCAGAGGTGTATATTAAGGTTGCGAGGTCGTTCATGGTTATGCGCTCGCTGCGCTGCTCGAGTATTTGCTTATCTTGTTGCTCACCTAACTCAAGCAGTTGTTGCCAACTTAATACGTTTTCAAGCTCTGTGTAGTTGCTGTCTTCAAAACAAATTAGTGTGTTTATTCGCCCAGCATTTAATAGCTCTAAGCCAATCTGAATTTGCTCTTCTTGCCCTACGAACAAAATTTCGCAGTTAGCATCTTCTATAATGTATTGGCTTTGCTCTAAGGTATTAGTGGGGTAGATAGGTACCACACAGCCCCGTGCAGCGAGTATGCCTAAATCAGCAATGCTCCATTCAGGCATGTTGGGAGACATTATTGCTGCTGCTTGTTGCTCGGTATGACCAAGACTAATTAAACCTTTTGCAACTAGCGTCCACTGCTGAGAAAAATCCTTCCATGTAAAACATTGCCATGCTTGATTGCGCCAAATTTTTAGCGCCACCTGATCTAACTGCTGCTGAGCTTGTTGGCTTAGCATGTTAACGATGTGCTGCATGTTTTTACCTTTATGAGGATGAGGGCGAATAGCCAAATTAAGGCGGCTATTTTAGGTAGTTTTATTTTAGCGTACAAGTGTAAGCCAAACGGTTTTGAAATATTCTTTTGTGATTGGTGACGAAATGTTGGTGCTCAGCAAATAAATGCAGGGGTAGGTCTACATATGTCCGAATTATCTACAAAACACCCGCTTACTCGAATATTTCAAAGAAACATGACCACCTTGTGACATTTACTACTAATCTTAAGCTTGGGTAAACGTTGTCTCATGTGATGCGCGAAAATGCTCTAGGAAAACCTTTCCCCAAAAACAGCGGGTTTACTTTAGAGATGTAAGTTTCATCCTTTCAATAATAACCCTGAATGGCAGTTATTACATGGCTTGGTGAGTAGTTTTCTCTAGTTGCCTAAGATCTTGAAAGCTGGAGTTTACTGTAGCGCTAAACAATTTTGAAAATTGAGCAGATCCGCAAAAATAGTTAATAGCTCAATTACTTTATATTTAAAAGTGGAAACGTTTACCCTTTCGTGCTTCAATATACTTATTCGAGGCTGTGAAAGCAGTTTGTAAAGGAACTGGATGCATCTAAATTTGCACAGATTTTGGAGAACGTAATGAATAAGGTCTTGGTTACAGGCGGTATGGGCTACATTGGCAGCCACACTTGTGTACAACTGATTAATGCCGGTTTAACTCCCATTATTTTAGACAACCTGTGTAACAGTAAGCGCGAAGTATTATCGCG
This genomic interval carries:
- a CDS encoding AAA family ATPase; this encodes MANKPLKLTLIRGLPGSGKSTLASTIDAVHLEADMYFVDKQGDYHYRADEIANAHRWCQQQTEYHLAKGSNVVVANTFVKQWEMQAYKELADKYQAALAVRVCSAAYPSIHGVSQGIIETMRANWED
- a CDS encoding long-chain fatty acid--CoA ligase; protein product: MQHIVNMLSQQAQQQLDQVALKIWRNQAWQCFTWKDFSQQWTLVAKGLISLGHTEQQAAAIMSPNMPEWSIADLGILAARGCVVPIYPTNTLEQSQYIIEDANCEILFVGQEEQIQIGLELLNAGRINTLICFEDSNYTELENVLSWQQLLELGEQQDKQILEQRSERITMNDLATLIYTSGTTGEPKGVMLDHANFAAAFEMHDQRLEVNSDDVSLSFLPLSHVFERAWTYYILYRGASNIYLEDPALIQEALPRSQPTLMCSVPRLYEKIHAAILQKVAAAPKTKQLLFNWAMRIAKQRLLLKQADKTPNTLFNLRFSLANKLVLKKLRAIFGPARLLPCSGARLADDINSFFQSLDVPINYGYGMTESTATVSCYSEMQKTIGSIGQPLEALQIKISEQGEILIKGDTVMRGYYNKPEATAETIVDGWLHTGDAGKLDTEGNLVLTERIKELMKTSGGKYIAPQRVEGALIREPLFEQVAIIADARHFVSALIVPAFEALEMHAKQLGIKWQHRNELLENAEIKSLIQARLKQVQTNLARFEQVKQFTLLPREFCMKQGELTPTLKLRRAVIESRFAEQISAMYAEPKTT
- a CDS encoding nucleoside-diphosphate sugar epimerase/dehydratase, whose product is MLPQFNLMSLFERPSRRQKVALIFTLDLIFLSLAFWGALWVRFESHHYFADTPTWITFGSVIFTTLAGFWYFGLYRAVLRYINEKNLQAILFSFAIATLLMIVTSFYFQAVIPRTAPFIYLAFGVIMCGGVRFAVRYLFVWLENSTKQNVIIFGAGDSGRQLLQAIGQGDDFQAVAFIDDKKELRHSLIHGLTVYPPQQLPTLIRRLHVSKVLLAIPNAGKKRRSEILTSLADLNTEVLTVPRLNDLVTGEAKVDQIKEVEIEDLLGREAVSPDAHLMDSSIRNKIVLVSGAGGSIGSELCRQIIQFKPKRLLLVERSEVALYEIERELIKRCEALALNVELVPLMISVQHLPRLSAMMLANKVDTVYHAAAYKHVPLVEQNVVEGVCNNVFGSYNIAQAAIEAKVTTFVLVSTDKAVRPTNVMGATKRLAELVMQSLADHQSETTISMVRFGNVLGSSGSVIPLFKEQIRKGEDLTITHPDIIRYFMTIPEAAQLVIQAGSMARGGEVFVLDMGEPVKIAELAKRMVHLSGLEVRDELNPDGDIELKYTGLRPGEKLYEELLVGDDERPTDHPRILTANESFMPWAELMALFDELNEACEAMDEQAVIALLKEAPLAYCQEQTKPKLKAVS